In the genome of Zootoca vivipara chromosome 6, rZooViv1.1, whole genome shotgun sequence, the window TTAAACAAGGGGCAGGTGGTGACCCAGTATTACCGCTGGCTGCAGAAGAACGGGGGCTTTGTGTGGGTCCAGTCGTGCGCCACCATCTCGGTCAATGTCAAGAACCCCACCGAGAAGAACATGGTCTGGGTGAACTACATCCTCAGGTGAGGCGTCCCGTCTCGATTCGTGCAAAGTTCAGAGCACACGGGGGCGTGTTTTTTTAATAGCTTGCCACCGCCGCAGAATTCCCAGCACCAGGGGTTGCCTTCAGTGTATCCCTGTCAAGGCACCTATCACAGCCAGAAAGGGGCTCTagggaggcagtgtggtgtagtggttagagactagggcctgggagacacGGGTTCAACTCCCCATTTGGCCATGGAGCTGGCGGACCATGAGGGCCAGCTGTTGCCTCTCAACCTAGTCTACCTTGCATGGAtgttgtggggaataaatgaggAAGTGGAGAATATAAATGCAACGGCAACAACCATAAACCTACTACAGGTTTGCTCCCCCTGCCCCTGAGAGAGCTGGGATGTGTGCCGAGAGGGGCAGATGCTGTTACTTAGCTTCCCTTTCCTGGTAGGGATGGAATCCAACTTGAGGGCAcaagtattttatgttttatggtggttttatattctgctctagattcaggtaggtagccgtgttggtctgacacagtagaatatatatatatatatatatatatatatatatatatatatatatatatatatataattgtccagtagcaccttaagttggtctctaaggtgttactggacaatttatttatttattttttaatgttttgctggaagctgctcggagtggctggggtgacccagtcagatgggtggcatataaataataaaaaatatttattattatttatttaacttgctcaagcccccaccatttccctcccaaaaaacaaCAGCCCCAAAGCTGGCAGTGAGCATGTGTGCAAAGGGTTATTCTGCAAGAACACAGGCTATTCCTCCAGCCGGTGTAGCAAAAGTTAGGTAATCAGAGGAACCCTTAGGatctcaggaagctgccttatgcagagtaatggcattggtccatcaagctcagtacagAAACTGAGCGCACCAGGGAGTTTTTCAAATGGGCATTGAATGTTCAGGCTGCCTGGCTGCCTTTTTAAACCTAGATTTTTCAAAGATTCAGTCCCCACTCCCAAGACCACCCCCATCTctgttgccccaggtgcaacatCTAAAATCTACTTAAGAACTACCAAATATTCTCTGCTGAagtctttttttctcccttttcccaGCCCGCCACACTGCCCATCCTTCCAAACAGATAAAAGGGATCTGTGAATGGCTACTGCAGATGGTTATTAATGACTACTTTCCCTCCCGATAAAGCAAAGGGAAGCATTATTATGCTAATCCTGCAAGCAATTGCCGATACTAATGTATGATTTGTCAGGGTGATTAGTATTTTAGTTAATTAGTGCTGTAATTAGAGGCTAATTAACTTTCTTGCAGCCTCCCTGCAAACTTGCTTGCTTCCCTCTCCGCTGCCACCGCCCCGCCAAAACCAACACCACTTTGCAAAGCGGGACAGGGCGGGATTGTTCCTTGGCCTGTTGAGGCCGACAGGACAGGGGAGAAAAAATGTCGGGCCGGGAGGCTCTTGTGCTCGAGGAACAGCAGAGTGGTGTGTTGAGCTGGAACACGCACCATTTGTAAGTTGCGGGGAGAACAGTTTGGGGAGGGAAAGCAGCTGAACTTAGCGGGTAGTGCTGACCCCCAGATTTTGTCTCCTCAATTATATGGCCATGCGGCATCTTTCGGAAAGACCCCTGGGAGTAGGGAATGGTGCCTGAGAGTAGCACGAGCTTAACAGCACAGAGGATGGCGACGGAAAAAAGTGAGCACTGGAGTCAGACATAAACTCTCTCTCACTCCCTAGAGCCCAAGCTCCCATGCCCCAGATACGTTTGGACTGCCATATTCACTGTGCACGTCCCTCTTTATTTCACATGCCCCTGACATTCCAAATAGGTCCTGGGGCTCCAGGGAAGAACGATGCCTGGGTTCCGAAttgcctccttccttccattgCCTCGGCTGCCCTGCGACAATAACTTGCTTTTCGGGAGGTGGGGAGACTCTTAACTTGAACTGGTTCCAGCTTTGCTTGCTTGACAATAAAACCCCCAACCCTGCTGTTTTTGGTATGTGTGcatgtaggatttttttttataaacacacacacacacaccaaacccacAAGGGAGAGTTTGTGATTTCAATCTGTCCTTGTTTGTTCTTGGACAATGGAGCGCCAATGGTCCCTCCGCTGTGGCGGCGGCTGTTCCGCTGATTCTAGCCTGCAGGTGGCTGGATGTGTCAGCTCTTATTCAAGTTGGCTTTCTCCAGTCCCCTTCTGGTTTGcacgggggtgggaggagggagtcgCGTCGCTTATTTTAATCCCTGGCCTCTCAGCGTCGCCACATGGCTGCTAAGCAGGGAgactggctttctctctctctcttggcttcCTTGCTGCCACCAAGCGGCCGCGCTTACGAGATCCAACTACGATCCTTCATGATGCCGAAGTCTCCAGCGACATTTCAAAGGCCTCGTCTCGAGGGGAGGGATGGTGCAGAGCAGTGCCCCAGAAGTGGAAATGGTAGGGAATGTGTATGTGAGGATTATGTGGAACGTCCTTTGCATCCTGGCACAAATTCGGCTGCCTTCTGCATCCCGGCCACCACTGAAGTTCTTTACTGCTTCCTGGTGATCCTCCaagctcaggcttcctcagcctcggccctccagatgttttgagactacaattcccatcctccctgaccactggtcctgccagctagggatcatgggagttgtaggccaaaaacatctggagggccgaggttgaggaagcctgtccaaGCTGTTGCGGGCGAAATGGGAAAATGGACCCTCCTTCGAGGGATCTCCTGGGCCTGGCCTTTGGCTTAAACCTGGCGGAACGTCTGAAATCCCAGCATCACCTCTGAACCTCGCGAAGTGCCTTCCAGGGGAATGAGCCTCCCTTGCAAGACAAAGATGTATCTTGAAGCTTTGGAATGATCCTCATATGTGCATTCTTTAatcttctcctttcctcccccgcccccttgtTTCACTTTTAACCCTTTCCAGCAAGCCAGAGTGTAAGAACACCGTGCTGGACATCTTCCAGCTGCCTGGGATCCCCGTGAGGCAGATGGAGGCCGTTGAGGTGGGGCCAGAATTCAAAGGTGAATAAAATGAAGCCTTGGACAGGGAGGGGGGTTAGCTTGCCAAGCAGACAAGCTCCGTGCATTGCTAGCAGAAGAGAGTTTGGCAAACAGGTGTGAGCTGTCTCTTTCAGTAGAGCTCTGAGGTTCTTGCCTGCTAATAAAACATAGCAAACCTactattttccctttaaaaattgaAGGGCCCCTTTTGCTATTTACCAGAGTGCTATTTACTAGAGTCCTAGTGTAAGCGCTGCCTTCTCAGCCCCTTTGTGAACTGCTGCAGGCAGGTTGCTGGCAGGCCGGAGGTGTTTTGTTTCTCTGGCCCCAATTTAAGGTTCTGTTTTAAGCTTTCAGGGGCTTGGGACCCCGGGGGAACTGAAGGATTCCCTCCTTCTGCGTGTTTCTGCCCTGCATGCTCCAGTCATCTTCTCACACCAGAGATCCCTCAGCCCCATGAAGCACAGCGGGCAGTACCAGGGGAAGGACTTTTTGCCTTATGGTCCTGACCTTGTGGCACAAGCCCTGCCAGTTGGGGTGCCTCATGCCCTGTTTGTTAGCCATGgtgctaagccaggggtcagcaacctttttcagccgtgggccggtccactgtccctcagaccatgtggtgggctggattatattttggggggaggggaatgaatgaattcctatgccccacaaataacccagagatgcattttaaataaaagcacacattctactcatgtaaaaacatgctgattcccaggccatccgtgggctggattgagaaggcaattgggctgcatccagcccacgggccttaggttgcctacacctGTGCTAAACCATCAGAAGTGTGCACGCTGCTCAGTCACTCTCCCTCTGTGCTCCTCGCCTGGCCTAAGGAACAGCAACAAATCgctagtcttggtttattagagcctttcccaacctggctcCTTTTAGAGGTTTCGGactgcaacacccatcatccctaatgctggctggggctgatggaagtttgcTAGTTCGTTTATTAAATTTGCACGCCGCCTTTCATCCGAAGGTCCCAAGGCGGTtcacaactttaaaaaacaaaatgaagacaTTAAATTCATAATAAGCAAGTTGCAACCCCAACCAGGATTCATGTTGGGGACAGCTGCCCTACTGCAGTAACTGAACTAGTCCTCATCGtttgtttctcccaaacaaaccatgCCCTGAagtcacaatttgttgttgaagCTGCAGTTCAAGACAGGAGCGAGGAACCTCAGGCTGGTCCTTGGGGTTTCGCTGCAGGTCACAATCTTACTGCCCTGCTATGTGCCCTTCTCAGTGCAAAGGCCGGAATGTGGACTGGGTTGGTattaagcaggggtcagcaaactttttcagccatgggccagtccaacgtccctcagaccatgtggggggcaggactatattttgaaaagaaaaacaatgaacgaattcctatgccccacaaataacccagagatgcattttaaataaaaggacacattctgctcatgtaaaaacacgctgattcccgggccgtccatgggccggattgagaaggcgattgggccacatccggcccacgggccttaggttgcctacccatggtattaAGTGGGTAGCAACCCCTTCCTTTCTTGCAGCTGGGATATAGGCTGCTGGGCAAAAGGTTTTGCTCTGCATGGATTCTGCTTCTcatcacttttgcctctggccctgcccactgctgGTATGTGGCCTCTGGAAAGTGGCCCTtgagagtattattattattattattattattattattattattattaggcacttCATCTGtaggtctcaaggcagttcacagcttaaaaacaaaacacataataaaaacaagaacaaaataaacctataacccccctcccccccacaaacatatttaaaagggttTAGGATCTTAGACAGCCCAAGGCATGGCTCAGTGCAACCTTCAAGCTGAAAAAGATTCTCCACCCTACTGCTTGGGGGCTCACCACGTCACCCAGATGTGGGCACTGCACTGTTGTAAGTGGCCAGTGAAAATGTGGCTGTTTAGAAAGACTCTCTGCTGATTCACCTTTAACGTCCCAGTTTCAGGGgatgttttgtattttgttatgGGGGCTTGGCCTTAAGATTTTTGGTGGGGATtgctgcatttattattattattattattattattattattattattagccaccttTAGTTCCTTTGAAAATACATAAAGGGATAAATGAAATTATGGGGAGGATGTGCAACCTTATTGAGTAAGTTTTCCCCCTCTCCAAGGCAGAAATTCTGCCATGCTGGCTTTTGAGTTCCTGCTGTGCCCAAATCCACTTCAAGGCTTTCCAGCGTCGCTTTGCCCTGTGGTGGTGATTATTAGCTGCGCTGTTGGCAGGAAGCTGCTCTGAAGCGAGGTCTAAACTCTCCCCCAGGTCTTCTGTGGATAAAAATTTTGCTCAGCAAAATAAATCTGTCTAACTCCCAGCCGTGGGAAGATGTTtagctccctgctgccttgctcaGTTGATTTTTTCCCTCTTGTCTCCCCTCCTGATTTCCCTTTCAGAGAGCAGCCTTGCCAAAGAGAGCAGCCATGGGAGGAAGCTTTACTCCCCCAGCAAACCTGGCTCCCTAGCCGAGGCCTACCCCCGGAGTGCAGCGGAGGCTGGTGCCCAGTGCCGCCTGGCAGAGACCGATTCCAGTGGCCCCGAAACGAGCTACCGAGAGGAGGAGCTGTCGGACGGAGGTGCCGGGAGCGACGAGGAGAGACCGCCCAGCAAGCGCATCAAGCTGGAGTTCCAGCCAGAGAGCCCACGGCGAGAAGCAAAGGAGGCCAGCTCCGAGGAGTCGGACAGTGGCAGCGAATCTGAGCTGGGCCTCCTCCCGCAGCAGAGGGCACCGCTGGCGAGGAAAGCCAACGGCTGCAAGGCCGGGGGACGGAGGAGCGGAGGGCCCAGCCACCCCTGCACATCGGAATTTGCCTCGGTCATCCAGACTCAGAAGAGCTCCGTTCTGAAAGCCAGCCCAGCACTTAGCATTAAATCTGAGCAGCCCCCAGGAGCCAAGGGAGCCCCCTGGACCTGTCCTGCCGCCCACAAGGGCAGCCCTTACACTGTGAACAAAGCACTTAGCTTAGAGAAGCCCTCTCTGCGGCCAGCCTCTTCTCACCTGTACGTCTCCATCCCGGACTCTGTCCTTACCCCGCCCGAGATGGAGAGCGGCGCCCCAAAAGGGCCTTTCGGCACCTCTCCCCGGACCATCCCGGCAGCCTCCTCTTCGGCGGACACTCTCTCGCCCCCGCTCTCGGGCTCCCCATGCGAGGAGAGGGCCACGCCCACGCCCTTCACACCGCTCCTCTACCCTGCTGACATGGAGGTGCTGCAACGGTTCCACGCGGGCAACGTGGTTGTGCCACTGGTGCACCAGCTCAGCAGCCCACATGCCAGCACATCCGGCTCGCAGGGCCTTTACGCCACCAGCACGATCCGATATGCCCCAGCCGACATGACGCTCGGCATGCAGAACAACATGCTGCCGCCTTCCCACCCCATCAACCTCATGGATATCGGCAGCGCCGAGGCCAAGACATCCCGGGAACTTATGTACCACCACCTGCAGAGGTTGAACATGGTCGCGCCCTTCGGGAACTCGGCAGGCTTGGCCCAGATTTCAGGCGGAGCTTTTGCTGCGACGGACTCCTTGTTTTCCACGCTGCCCTTCTCGATGGCTGGCAGTGGGGTCCACGGTGCCTCAGCGTTGGAACGCAAGGAGGACTGAGTCCGTGGCCAAACTCTGTGCTGGGCAGAGCCATCCATAAAAGGTCCTGTGTGCCCCTTTTAGAGGAAAGCTCAGTGCCAACTTCCCTGCCGCCGGGGGAAGAAATCTCTGTTCTCTAACAAATCCCTGTGTGTCTCATCTTTTCATAGCACCCCCTTCTAAACCTCTGGCAAATTAGTAGCGTGACCATCTCCTCAGCAGTCTTGTGTTCCACTCTTGCTCCTTGCCTGGCCACCCAGATGCTGCTGTTTGAAACTGCTGTTCTTGTTGCGGAGTTTAACCCAGGGCAAAGTCGGTGCAACTTTCCTGGGAAAGATGAAAGAGGTATCCTACATTCGTTCTTGTCTGTCTTCCTGCTGCTACAAGTTGACTTCCTTCCTCCGCCATATTTGCTGGGGactttggggtgggttttttttgtatgtatgGAGGTTATGTTCAGGCCCTGCAGGTTTATCTGTTGAGAGGACCACCTGCCTGCTAGCCAAGGCGAGTGTAACTCGAAGAAACCTGCACATGAAGAGCAGGGTGTCTCCCAGTGTGATTACATCAGTGTTATCACTTTTGCTTCTGTTCTGTCCACACTGCACTATCCCTTACAGCACAGGAATTGCTCAAAAGTCCGGCTCTGAATTATAAACAAGAAATCCAGGTGTAGCAAGTATATCTCAGTGAACCAACCCTTTGGGCACTCCCCTTATCTAGTACGGCCTCACCTTTGTCATGCTTCCCCCTTCTGCAAATAATGGATTAATAGCTTATGTGTTTTCTCCTGTGTGCTCAGATCAGAGGGGAAAGAGATTACTGAAGTTGTCTTAACTGCCCTGTTGCCACCAGCTTAACAGTCTTAAGTGAAATGTGGGTGCCAACAGGTGACGGCTAATTTCCCAGTGGTTAAAACTTCTGAAAGTGAAGGAAGATGCAGTGTGGATGAACCAATAATTGAGCATGGACAATTCTAAACAGTTAACAGGGTGCTGATTCTGCTCTTCTAATTCCCAGGTGTTAAGACTTCTTATCCGCCCATTTGTCTACCGGTGGCTGTTGTagcaaaatggaaattctgtgcaCAGGTAGTCTACCAGTgacagatttggggtggggtagaTTGGGAGAACCATCACCACCACGCCATTCCTAGAAGGTTCTGCCTGGCCacttttgggaggtgggggaaatGGTGGACAAGATACACCTCTTTGTGGTCCAGTCCTGCAAGGCTGCTTGTTCCTCTCATCACTGTGCAAGCACAGCTGCTGCTTTGATCCTGTACTCAGTAGAAAAAAAGCTTCCACCATTGAGACCCCTTGGGACACGAAAAGGACTTTTTCCATCCAGAGCCCAAAATGCAGGCCAGAAAAGGGATGAAAACAGGTAGGTCGTCATTGTATGTGATGACAgcacttaaaaaggtaaaaaatgtTACGCCATAACTTTTAGCACTTATTCAGAATAAAGACTACTTGTACAGTTCGgtgggaaagggtgggtggggggaaacccacagCAAGACAGTAGCACTTGGATGATGTGGTATTTTTCTGTGTAACTCATCGCTAAAGatctgtgtgtgcgtgcattttttttaaattaacctACGGTTCTCGTTGGATAGATGAATGTAGTTTCCACTGTTCACTTGTTCTTgacattttgctgcttctttggcgATCTGGGGTTtcagagaaaatgaaaataaatgggaCTCTGTTCCTGCCTAAAAAATTTCAGTAGGTGCAACAATTTTTTCTGGCAGGCTTAAGAGCAGTAAGATATAATGCGTGTGTGTATCATTTTTAGTTAATTAacaaaaggacacacacacacagaccaaaGAGAAATACAAACATATTTGAAAGTACTTGAAATAACAATGTGATGATTTTTTAGGGCACACACCAGCCTTGAACACACGATTCCTCTGCAGTCTGGTCTCCCCTGAAATGTATGTTAGTTATTTGGATCAAAAATTCCAAAGTGTGTTTTCTCAAATTTGCTAGTtataggatagctcagttggtagagcaccagactcttaatctcagtgtcgtaggttcaagccccatctTGGGCAAAAAggtgcaggggggttggactagaagatgactctcatgatcccttccaattctacagttctgtgattctgcaaTAAAAGCAGAAGTGGTTGCCAAGTGCAATCAAGGACAGGTGTGAAATTCAAAGCAACCTTGGGAAATTGTGAGCAATTACCTGAAACAAAAGGAAATTTGGCGCTGCTAAAgcacaaagaagggtctcaaTACCGTTGAGAGAAGTGACTGCCTTCCTTGTTGCCAGCTCACACATTCAAATAGGACAAGAGCTACTGTTCACAGGGTGACATAAGTGTATAAGGTGAAACATGCCAGAGTTGGATAGGTAGACTTTTTCCTTCCACATAATACTAGGGAGTTGgggccatccagtgaagctgcatgttggaaaattcaagaaaggacttcttcacacagcacataaactATGAAAGCAGTTCCCCCCAGAggtacttggatggctttaaaatatacTTCTTaacaattcatggaggataaggctgccaGTGCCTGTTAGCCACAAGGGCTCTGTTATTGGAGGCAGGGTGCTTCCAAGTATCAGTTGCTAGGACACACAAATGGGGAAAGAGCTGTTGTGCTCAGCCCCTGCTTCATtttccacaggcacctggttgtccCCAGGGAGAGCAGGCtgtagactagatgggcctttggcttgatccaacatGGTTTTTCTTATGTACCCAGAGGGGGAATTAAGTCAAATCACAGCCCTTCCCATCTACATCTACATCAGCTGCATGGAGAAAATAGCTGGCTGTGTATGTCTGGAGGGAAGAGCTCTCATCTTCCctattacagccatacctcgacaaccgaatgcttcgacttccaaaggtttcgacaaCCCCGAAAGTCTTTTTTCTGTGCGCGCGGTcgacacatgcgcagaagcacgaaatcacgcttcacacatgcacacgagCGGCACTTCAACATCCGAAAACCTTGACTTGCGAAGAcagccgcggaacagatcgtcttcgtaagtcgaggtaccactgtataagtgccTGACAAAGCCCTGACAAAGCACAGCTCAAATGAGGCTCAACAATGAGACCTGCAAACACATGGACAGCTCTACCCAGAGCTGCCTCTTGGTTTGTGGGTGCCCTATTGGCACTTCTAGTAGAAACACTGCTGGGAGCAGTGCTCCAAGCGAGGCTTGGGGGTAGTTCTAGTTTCTCTCAGTGCTCCAGAGTGCTCAACATTTCCAGGACATGCTGGGAAATGTTAACTGGTGGCTTGTAGATGCAGCTGCCCagcattgtggggagggggagggaggggctagGGCAGGCATTCCTGGGGGTGGTGGGCCCTGGCAGCTACACTGGAGTAGCGAGCTACAATGTGAAGAGTAGGATTGTGCCAACCTTTACAGCAGGGATGCAAGGGAACTTCTGGATTCCATGCCTCAAGGGTCCCACCTTATCTCAAGAACCATCCTCACACCTTGATGTGAAAATTGTGGGAAGCTATGAAGGGAGAAGATGGCCTTAGGTGCCAATTGGCAGAATGTATGAAATCGTTTTTGTACGTAGAAGTAAGTCTCCCCAGCTAAAACCAAGAGTTGTGTGCCTGGCTGCTATCAGAGGAAAGAGCGTGAGCAGTTTTTTTTGTCACcaggtttaaaaaaaaagtaggagaTTTGGTTTTGGTGTCTTTAATACAAATGTCAACTGATTTGGACAGGTGGAGCAAAGAAGGCATGGACCAGTGGCAGAGGAGATACACCTGATATGTGAGGAGCAGGAGGATTGGGGAGCATAAGCAACACTGGAAAAGCAGGGCCAAGCTTTACAGGAGATGCCGCCAAGAGAGCTGGACATTTCTTACAATATCTTTAGCTGATAAATATCGGCTAGTGTATCAATTAATTAgttgaagccggggggggggggcagagcagagcaAGACCAACTTCAACAGAATGCTTACGTGCCAGAGATCCCAGTTCAGCAAGAGTGCATGCTGCTGGCTCAGCAGTGTGTCCTCTGAACAATCCCTTTCTTTGTCATTGCCAGTGACCTGATTTTTGCTACTGTCACTTCCCAGAGCCCATCTGGAAAACCTGAAATATATACAAGGCAGCCAACACATCCGCTTGTCTCTTGTTTGCAAGGAAGCCACCTGTCCTTGCCCTTCGGCCCAAAAGGCAGAAGGATTCAAACATGCCGGGTGGGGTGGCCTTAAAAGCTGCAGTCCACAGAATACAATCACTTGTCTCACAAGCCAACTGGGCCTTCACTTATCCGACTTCCCGTCCTCCTTTTTCTTGTCCTGGCACTTGTCATTGGGGTCGTCCTGGATGATCTCCACCTCCAAGCGCCCAATGTAGAGGGAAATGGCGCACAGCCAGAACAGTGCCACAGTGGTGACTGCAGCGCAGTTCAGGAGAGCCGTGGAAAAGGACAGCATCATGGTGCgacggaggaggaagaggctgactAGGTAGGAGGCGCTGCCGTATGAGACGCAGATTCCACCCAGGATGAAGAAACCTGCAAGGAGATACATAAGTCAGCATTGGGGCAGTACTAAGCAGTGAATATGCCTGTCTATACAACTCAACAGCcttctactaaaaaaaaaaaaaccctatgcgTGTCTGGAGGGGAGAAATCCCTTATTAATTCTTATGTATTCTTTATAAATTCAGACCTTCAAGCTGACATTAAAAAGTAA includes:
- the NPAS1 gene encoding neuronal PAS domain-containing protein 1 is translated as MAALYGSEVKCVSVEWDFLQGLLVKNQPVPCLQALRKEKSRNAARSRRGKENFEFYELAKMLPLPGAITSQLDKASIVRLTISYLKMRDFANHGDPPWSLRAEGPSPPGKAAGRRNVNTLLTELFEQHLGGHILQSLDGFVFALNQEGKFLYISETVSIYLGLSQVELTGSSIFDYVHPGDHPEVAEQLGLKPPSETSHPTRQKAPTLATATSSSGLTETSESDPASSHSAEGDALDRSFFIRLKSTLTKRGLHVKTSGYKVIHVTGRLRPRLPSFSHAHSLLGRVMGLVALAHTLPPSTLSEVRIECHMFVFRVNMDLQIVYCESRISDYMDLTPSELVGKSCYRFIHGEDVEGIRQSHLDLLNKGQVVTQYYRWLQKNGGFVWVQSCATISVNVKNPTEKNMVWVNYILSKPECKNTVLDIFQLPGIPVRQMEAVEVGPEFKESSLAKESSHGRKLYSPSKPGSLAEAYPRSAAEAGAQCRLAETDSSGPETSYREEELSDGGAGSDEERPPSKRIKLEFQPESPRREAKEASSEESDSGSESELGLLPQQRAPLARKANGCKAGGRRSGGPSHPCTSEFASVIQTQKSSVLKASPALSIKSEQPPGAKGAPWTCPAAHKGSPYTVNKALSLEKPSLRPASSHLYVSIPDSVLTPPEMESGAPKGPFGTSPRTIPAASSSADTLSPPLSGSPCEERATPTPFTPLLYPADMEVLQRFHAGNVVVPLVHQLSSPHASTSGSQGLYATSTIRYAPADMTLGMQNNMLPPSHPINLMDIGSAEAKTSRELMYHHLQRLNMVAPFGNSAGLAQISGGAFAATDSLFSTLPFSMAGSGVHGASALERKED